Proteins co-encoded in one Streptomyces sp. SLBN-31 genomic window:
- a CDS encoding NAD(P)/FAD-dependent oxidoreductase, which produces MTESPTTEQYEVIVIGGGAAGLSAALVLGRARRRTLVVDAGEPRNAPAAHMHGYLTRDGMPPADFLATGREEIARYGVELVRDRAVDVAPGFTVSLAGGRTVRARRLVVATGLKDEPPEVPGVAERFGRDVLHCPYCHGWEVRERAFGVLATTPMSVHQALMVSQWSKDVTFFLHTVDERQLTDDDLRRLAAAGVKVVPGEVAELVVEDDRLTGVRLADGTTHAREVVFVAPRAVPRTDLLERLGAELRETPFGAYPVVDETGLTTVPGVWAAGNAMGFAEQVVNAAAGGYRAGATINGELLMTDLDATR; this is translated from the coding sequence ATGACCGAGTCACCCACGACCGAGCAGTACGAAGTGATCGTCATCGGCGGCGGTGCGGCGGGGCTCTCCGCCGCGCTGGTGCTGGGCCGGGCCCGGCGCCGCACCCTGGTCGTCGACGCGGGCGAGCCCCGCAACGCGCCCGCCGCCCATATGCACGGCTATCTGACCCGGGACGGCATGCCGCCCGCCGACTTCCTGGCGACCGGCCGGGAGGAGATCGCCCGGTACGGCGTCGAGCTGGTCCGGGACCGGGCCGTGGACGTCGCCCCCGGCTTCACCGTCTCGCTCGCCGGCGGCCGGACCGTACGGGCCCGCCGCCTCGTCGTGGCCACCGGCCTGAAGGACGAGCCGCCGGAGGTCCCCGGGGTCGCCGAGCGGTTCGGCCGCGATGTGCTGCACTGCCCGTACTGCCACGGCTGGGAGGTGCGCGAGAGGGCCTTCGGTGTGCTCGCCACCACCCCGATGAGCGTGCACCAGGCGCTGATGGTGTCCCAGTGGTCGAAGGACGTGACGTTCTTCCTGCACACCGTGGATGAGCGGCAGCTGACGGACGACGACCTGCGCAGGCTGGCCGCGGCCGGCGTGAAGGTGGTGCCGGGCGAGGTCGCGGAGCTGGTCGTCGAGGACGACCGGCTGACCGGCGTCCGTCTGGCGGACGGGACGACGCACGCCCGCGAGGTCGTCTTCGTCGCGCCCCGGGCGGTACCGCGGACGGATCTGCTGGAGCGGCTCGGCGCCGAACTGCGCGAGACGCCGTTCGGCGCGTATCCCGTGGTCGACGAGACCGGGCTGACGACTGTGCCCGGCGTCTGGGCGGCCGGCAACGCGATGGGCTTCGCCGAGCAGGTCGTCAACGCGGCGGCGGGCGGCTACCGCGCGGGCGCGACCATCAACGGGGAACTGCTGATGACAGACCTGGACGCGACGCGGTAG